The following DNA comes from Streptomyces globosus.
GGCGCACGGCGCCCGCCGCGAACCCCGCCAGCCGCCCCGCGGCCGCGGCGGCCGAGGGCCCGATCCGACCGAGGACACGGGCGGCGTCGTAGGCGCACCTGGCCTCCAGGTGCGGGATGACCTCGGGGACGGCCGGGGCGGCGGCTGCGCCCAGGTCGGCGAGGACGCGGAGCAGGTCGGGGGTCGACAAACGGGTGTGCCGCAGCTCGGCCCGCACCAGCGGGAGCAGGTCGGCGGCGGGCAGCGCGGCGAGCGGACGCGCGTCGATGAGGAACCAGTCCGCGCCGGACAGGTTCCGCAGGGCGGGCATCGCCCGCGCATCGCCCGTCCCGGCCAGGGCGAGGGCGAGCATCTGGACGTCCCACTGGGATGCGTTGCCCGCCCCGAGGTGACCGCGTCCGAGGCGGCGGGCGAGGCGGTCGGCGTGCGGGGCGAGGGCGAACCGGGCCTGCATGAGCGCGTCCCTGGCCCTCCACCGGTCCTCGGGTGGGCCGCAGGCCACCTCGACGACCGCCGCCCAGGCGGCCGGATCCGGCCGCCGCTCGCGGAGGACGGCCTGCACGGCCGCCTCCGCGCCACGGGGCTCGCGAAGCCGTCTAAACAACGGCGGATGCCAGGAACCCCGCCCAGGCGGCCGGAGCCACGGCGAGCCGACCGCCGTCGGGGACCTTGGAGTCCCGGACGAGGACGGTGCCGGTGAGGTGGGCTACCTCGACGCACTCATTGCTGTTGCTGGCGCTGTAGCTGCTCTTGGTCCAGGCGACTTCGACGCATGCGGGCCCGTCGTTCGTGCTGTAGCTGCTCTTGACCCACGTCAAGGTGGAGAGGCTCTCGGCCGACGGCTTGATGCTCATGTCTCCCCTAGTAGCTTCTCGATGAACGTGAGCGATTCGCGAGGTGTCAGTGCCTGTGCTCGGATCATGCCATAGCGCATGTCCAGGATCTGAACCTCTTTCGGCTGGGTGATCAAGCGGCTCACCAGCTGGACTTCGTTGTGGCCGACTGTCGTTCCGTCCCTGAGACGCATGAGTTGGAGCGACCCGGCAAGTCCCGCGTGCTCCTCAACAGCCGTCGGCATCACCTGGATTTCCACGTTGCGCAGGCTGCCGACGGTCAACAGGTGTTCGAGCTGGCGACGCAACACCATCCTGCCCCCGATCGGACGTCGCAGCACAGTCTCTTCCTGCACAACCGTGAGGAGCGGCGCCGGTTGTGCCTGGATGACGTTCTGCCGGGCCAGGCGAGCCATCACCAGGCGATCAACCTGGTCCTCCGAGTACGCCGGTCGCCTCATGCCGTAGAGGGCACGCGCATACTCCTCGGTCTGGAGCAGCCCCATCACCACACCGCAGTCGTAGGCCCCGATCTCAACCGCCTTCGCCTCCAATTCGGCCAGATCGCGCACCTTCTTGGGATAGCGGGCCTTTTCCACGTCGGCCTTCATCGCCGCGATTTTCCCGCCCGCCCCAAGGACCTCGTCCGCCTTGTCCAGGAACTCCGGGCGGGGAATGCGGGTGCCGCGTTCGATCTTGTAGATGAGGTTCGGGCCGTATCCCATCCGCTGGCCGAACTTGGCACGGTCGAGGCCGGCGGACTCGCGCCACATTTTCAACTGGCGCCCC
Coding sequences within:
- a CDS encoding helix-turn-helix domain-containing protein; this encodes MNTDGADESSWELDPEDESGAVIAALGRQLKMWRESAGLDRAKFGQRMGYGPNLIYKIERGTRIPRPEFLDKADEVLGAGGKIAAMKADVEKARYPKKVRDLAELEAKAVEIGAYDCGVVMGLLQTEEYARALYGMRRPAYSEDQVDRLVMARLARQNVIQAQPAPLLTVVQEETVLRRPIGGRMVLRRQLEHLLTVGSLRNVEIQVMPTAVEEHAGLAGSLQLMRLRDGTTVGHNEVQLVSRLITQPKEVQILDMRYGMIRAQALTPRESLTFIEKLLGET
- a CDS encoding DUF397 domain-containing protein — translated: MSIKPSAESLSTLTWVKSSYSTNDGPACVEVAWTKSSYSASNSNECVEVAHLTGTVLVRDSKVPDGGRLAVAPAAWAGFLASAVV